The window TCGGAACTTATTTCTCAAGATTTTTTCAGCATCTTTTTACCTTTCCGTTTTGTACCAAAATTTGAATTCACCGGTTTTCAAGGATTAGCAAGTCATGGAGCTGCCATTGGAATAATAATAGGTATGTATTTATACCGAAGAAAATATAACTACAAATCTTTAATGTGGATTTTAGACAGAGTTGTAATTCCTGTTGCAAGTGGTGCTATATTTATTCGTTTAGGAAACTTTATCAATTCTGAAATCATAGGAAAAGTAACCGATTCGCCTTTTGGTGTTCGTTTTATTCAGGAAGAATATAACAAATACGAAGCCATGCAACTCACAGGAATGAAAACGCCAAAAGAAGCATATAATGCTATTGCTAATAATCCGCAATTTCAAAATTTATTAGATGCAGTACCTTATAGACATCCTGCGCAATTATACGAATCTTTTAGTTACATCTTTGTGTTTTTAATTCTTTGGTATTTCTACACTAAAACAGATAAAGGCAATCAAACAGGATTCTTATTTGGTTTATTTTTAGTTCTACTTTGGACGGTTCGTTTCTTTGTAGAATTTGTAAAAGAAGCACAAGTAGACGATCGTGCAACTTGGGCTTTAAACACAGGACAATGGTTAAGTATCCCTTTTATTTTAATTGGTTTATACTTTATGTTTGTCTACAAACCAAAAACTGCTGTAAAATAAATTCCTATGAAATTTAGAATACTTACCACTACTATTTTATGCGCAACCTTATTTTTAAGCGCTTGTAAAGAACAAAAAAGAGACATAGAACCTATTGAAGTTTCCTTTAACAAAGAAGGAGATCTTACTATATACAAAGCTGCTACAGACTCTATAGTTACTAGATTAGACATAGAAATTGCAGATACAGATTACGATGTGCAAACTGGGTTAATGTACAGAAATTCTATGCAAGAAAACCAAGCCATGTTATTTGTATTTCCTAGCATGCGCGAACGTTTTTTCTATATGAAAAACACCAGAATCCCTTTAGACCTCATCTATTTAGATAACGATAAACATATTGTAAGTTTTCAAGAAAACGCGGTACCTTTTGACGAAGCTTCTTTGCCATCTAAAGTTCCTGCGCAATATGTTTTAGAAATAAATGCTGGATTAGCCGAAAAATGGCTTTTAGAGGTTGGTGATAGAATAGAATACATCGAAATAAATGAAAAATAATGTTCGTAGTACATTATTAAAAACTACAACAGGACACACTATAAGTGTCACCATTTTTTCGCCTGAAAAATCAAATAACAAAAGCATTGTTATCTCTTCTGCTACTGGCG is drawn from Lacinutrix sp. WUR7 and contains these coding sequences:
- the lgt gene encoding prolipoprotein diacylglyceryl transferase — protein: MHFLIFDWNPTTGIDIIGNFKLHFYSVMWIIAFLLGLQIMKRIFKRDNIKEEYLDPLFLYTIIATMLGARLGHVIFYQSELISQDFFSIFLPFRFVPKFEFTGFQGLASHGAAIGIIIGMYLYRRKYNYKSLMWILDRVVIPVASGAIFIRLGNFINSEIIGKVTDSPFGVRFIQEEYNKYEAMQLTGMKTPKEAYNAIANNPQFQNLLDAVPYRHPAQLYESFSYIFVFLILWYFYTKTDKGNQTGFLFGLFLVLLWTVRFFVEFVKEAQVDDRATWALNTGQWLSIPFILIGLYFMFVYKPKTAVK
- a CDS encoding DUF192 domain-containing protein, whose protein sequence is MKFRILTTTILCATLFLSACKEQKRDIEPIEVSFNKEGDLTIYKAATDSIVTRLDIEIADTDYDVQTGLMYRNSMQENQAMLFVFPSMRERFFYMKNTRIPLDLIYLDNDKHIVSFQENAVPFDEASLPSKVPAQYVLEINAGLAEKWLLEVGDRIEYIEINEK